The Endozoicomonas sp. 4G DNA segment GCAAATACTGGGCCTTTAAATGAAAAGAATAACATTGTGCGCAGATGATTATGGGATGCACCCCGGTGTATCGGAAGCTATCCTGGAGCTGGCCAGTCAAGGCAGCATTCACGCCACCAGCTGCCTGGTCACTGGCAGGAACTGGGCGACGCAGGCAAAAAGCCTGACGACCATTCAGGAAAAGGTTGATATTGGCCTGCATCTGAATTTAACCGAAGGCAAAGGCCTTAGTTCCAGCTATATGGATAGCTTGCCCAGTCTTAGGCAGATATTAATTAAGAGCCATTTTCACTTACTGAACAAGACGGCTGTTCTGGAAGAAGTCACGGCACAATATCAGAATTTTATAGACACGACCGGCAGAGCCCCGGACTTTGTTGATGGACATCAGCACGTACACCACCTGCCCGTGGTACGTGAAGCCCTGTTGTCGGTAATACGCAGTTATAAGCCCGGGCCTTCTTTCTGGGTAAGAAGCGTTACCCCGGTCATTCGCCACGGTGGTGGACTGAAAAGCTATATCATTGAGGGTTCCGGCAGTCGGAGCCTCCACGATCAGCTGAGCAATCGGGGGATCAGTAGCAATGCTTCCTTTGCGGGTATCTATTCGCTGAAACCGGAAGAAAACTATTCCGCCCTGATGAAATCATGGCTCTCTGATTCATACGACAGAGGCCTGATTATGTGCCACCCCGGCAAAACCGCGGAACACAATAACCTCGACCACTCTCAGGCCAGACAGTCAGAGTTTGATTATTTATCAGGCCAGCAATTTGTAGACGACTGTCAACAAGCAGGAGTTAATCTGTGCAGAATGAGACAATAATTGCTGACTCTTCAGCAGTGATTAAGCACCCTCTTCGCTGGCTCAGCCTGATCTGTCTTTTCCAGCTATGTTTCTGGACTCTCGGTCCCTGGATGGTCAGAAACACACTTCACTCTGACACACTTGAAGGTATTGCCTGGGGTCATCTCTGGCAGTGGGGGTATGATAAGCACCCACCGCTGGCAGCCTGGGCTGCCGCGCTTTCTTCACACTTCAGTGACACCAGTGACTGGCCAGTCTACCTGTTTGCCCAGATCTGTGTGGTCATTGCTTTTGTTGCTGTCTGGCGACTGGCCAGAGAATATTTAACCCAAGCAGGTGCCCTGCTGACGGTCTTTCTACTGCAGGGAATTCTTTTTTACAGCAACCGTGTGGAAAGAGTGACACCGGATACGCTTCAGCATCCGATCTGGGCCCTGCTGGCTCTAACGTTCTATTTTGCAGTAGCCCGCCAATCCCTGGGTTACTGGCTGCTGACCGGTGTCATTTCAGGGCTGGCCATTCTGACTAAATATCAGGTCGCCGTACTGTTTGCGCCCTTATTTATTGTGCTTTTAATCACCCGGGAAGGCAGACTTGCCCTTTCCTCCGCGGGTCCCTGGCTGGGCGGGGTTCTGGCGCTGGCTATCGCCTCCCCTCATCTTTACTGGCTATGGAACAATGACTTTACTGCGGTCAATTATCTGGGAGAAAACTACGTTGAAACTGATCGTTATGGCACCGGTACTAACTGGGATCACCTGATATTTCCCCTGACATTTATTAAGAATAATCTGGGCAATGTTCTGGTATTTTTTCTTTTAATGATCCCACTGTTCAGGGCCCCGAAACTCCCTATCGTTTACGATCATTTCAAAAAAGTTTTTCTCATTGCCATAGCCACAGGCCCATTCGCTTTTACACTCTTGTTTGGACTGATAACCGGCGAAAAACTGGTACCTCGCTGGGCTACCCCTTACTTTGCCTGGCTGCCCCTGCTGCTTCTGTTCTGGACTCGTCCATTGATTGATTATCCACTTTTCAAGAGGGTGGTGTTCTGGTGTTTATTCACCGGACTATTGTTTGTCTCATTAAGATGCAGCTATTTGCTGTTCAAGCCGGTCTTTGATGAGCATTACTGGAATACAGTAGAATTCACGCCTTTACGTGAACAGATGCTAAAAGCTGAGGAATTGTGGGCACTCCACCAGCAAGGCCTGCCTGAAAACGGCAGCCACATACCTTACCTGGGGGGGCTTCATTACCACGTTGCCGAACTGATCGCGTACAGCCGCAACCGAAAAACCATTCCATTTTTCGGCCTGAATCCGGCAGAAAGCCTCTGGATGGAAGAAGAAGATTTCCGCAACAAAGGCGGAATCATTGTCATAATAGAGGGTAAACGATACTCAAACCTGGTCAGGCAGAGGCTTGAAAAGAACTACCCCCAGGCTGAGTTTCTCGGGCGATTTGCGTTCGAACCAGTGACACGGATTAAGGTGGACAACAAACCCAAACTGTTTGTGGATTATTACCTTTTAAGACCCCGGGAAACGCACAAATAATCTACTGGAGGGCTTTCATTCATAAAGCCCACTCTGTTATTTTACTGAACCTTAACAACCCGACTGGCAGTGCCTTGGGTAAGAATTTTCACCTTATCGCCGGCAGCGAAGTTAACGGCCGGGTCGGCCTGTTGAACCACAGAAACATAAGAGCCATCATCCAGCCTTACTGTCAGCTCAACCCCCTGCTTAGAAGTGATTTTCTTCTCGGCCATACTGCCCAAAACACCACCGGCAACGGCTCCAGCCACTGCGGCAATGGCGCTTTCACGCTGACCACCAATACTGGAACCTGCAATACCGCCTGCTGCGGCCCCTGCAAGGGTACCCACCTGCCCCTGAGTACCTTCCAGTTTGACCGGTCTGGATTCAGCGACAGTACCAAAACGAACTGTCTGCATGTGACGGGCTTCAGAAGCTGAGTACGTCGTTCCTGTCTGATCGGTCGTACAGCCAGCCAAAGAAAATGAAAGCAACAAGACGATCCCTGTCTGCTTGATCCTGTTATTCATAGATTTATCTCCCACTACGTTTAATTTCCGAGTGAACTTAGACCTCACCATACAGACAAAATTCCTCAGGAGCGCACTGTTCTGGAAAGTCCCCTGACTTCTTCACGAACGGCAGGATCACCGACTCTCTCTGTGATCGATTTAACCCACTCTGTTTTATATCCCCGGACACCCACGTTCTGCTCCTGAACCTCCAGATTACCACTCTGCTGGAGAATCGTCTGGAACAAGGTTCTGTCAGCAGGATCCACAATACGGCCAGGCTCAGGCACTTCACCGGTTCCGGGATTGATTCGGGCCGCCAGGAACTTGATCTCAGCATCCAGCATTCCTGTTCTGTCTTTACCGCTTTTACAATTGGACAGTGGCACAGCCCCCACCTTATGAGTCAACAGAGCGACCCTGGCCGCCAGTTTATAAGCGTCATGATGATGATGGTAATGCCGACCTTTTTTATAGATCGTCTTAATTTGGTCTGCAAGGTTCTCTACTGACCGACCATCTCTTTTTAACTGATCCAATTGAGCATTGAGTTCGGAGACTTTTTCCCTGTTGCCCGCCGCTTCGGCATCCCTGACCTGCACCCTGATGGCCTCACCTTTCGTTGAGATGTCACTGAGAAATTCACCGGCCATCCCGCCATAAATACCTGCTTTACCGGACTTGCCCACCAGCATTTCCATAGCAGGATCATTCATTTTTTTCTGGAAAGACCTTCCCCCGGTTATCAGAGAGGCACCACCTACCCCACCCCAGTTTACCGGAATGTTAAAGCGTGCCTGTTTGAAATTAAGCTTGATTGTCCGGGGCTGCCCGTCCGCCCCCGGAAGTTCCAAAGTAACGGGTTGTTTTGCAGGGTCGGTAAAGTGCTTGAAAGCTTCATTCTGAGCCTTCTGCATTTTTTTCTCATGCCCAGAACCCAGACCGGTGGTCACCAGAGAGGTGGAAGTTGTCGTCAGAGTGGGGACAGGGCCTCCCTCTGCCGCCACCAGAGCCTGCTCAAAAATATCAGGCCGGGTTGCCAGGGCCGAAAGCAGAATTTCTTTGACTCTTGTTTTTCCTCCTTCTGCCTTGAGATCCGGATCCCCTTCGACGCCATAGGGATCAGCAATCCCATGCCGTATGCCGGTGTAGACATTATTATTGTTAATCGAGAAATCACTGCGATTCAGGTTTGAGGCATGATCCGTATTGGCCGTATCAAGACAGCAAACTCCACGACCTTCATAGTCGATATCATAGAGGCGAGAGACTTCACCCCTTGCTGACTCAGGCACTTTGATTTCAGCCGCGGGCTGTTGTCTGGAGGTAAACTCAACGCCATCCTGAGAAAACGAATTTTCTGTTGTTTTCCAGGGACGATTATTTAACTGATCAGCATAAGCCGCCTTGAAATCGCTGGCCACGGTGTGTTTATCGACGCCTGCTGACACCAGGGCATCTTGCAGAATTTTCGGATAATGCTCATTAGCCTTGCGTATCTCCTCCTTGCTGACAGGTTCATCACCTTTTAGCTGAACCGTTTGCTGAAGTCGTCTTAACTCATTCAGTAGTTGTCGATCAAGCTTGGTCAGACGTGCCACGTCCTCTGTACGCCCCTCGCTCTGGGCCAACTGAAGTTTATTATTCAGAACCCCTCTGGCAGCATCAAACTGTAGCTTCTGTAGCTTGAAAAACTCTTTATGGTCATGAGTACTTCCGGGAACGGCCACTTCAACATCGGACACGGTTATCTGATAGCGATTTAAAAGGGTCTGGGTGTCTCCACTTTCCCGCAGATGCATTCTGAATATTTCACTGGCAACCAGCTTGTCTACATTGGCTGAAGATAATTCATCGAGGAGTTTATAAGGAAGGTTCCTTAGATTTTCCACCATCTCTTCCGTCACGGGCTCATAGTTCTGATGAATCTTTTGCTCATGTCGCTGGATAAAGTCTTTCATTGCCAGAATAAGCTCACCACCATCAGTCTGTAGCCGGGCTTCATTGAGTACTTCTTTGGCCACAGAGACGGCAGCACTCTCATACTGATTTCTGGCCTGCTGATAAGCCCTCTGTACTTCAGGCTTGTCACCCTGCCCCATTTTCACCTCGGCAAAGACATACCCCTGTTGTTTGAAAACGTTGTCAGCCTGAGCCTGAGGACGGACATTGCCAGAGACCTCTATTGGTTTGGGCCGACTGACTGAAGCGACTTGCCTCTGTTGTATGGGAATATCACGAGGAGTCCGGTTACCCAGCCCTGACAACTTTTTCAGAACACTCCTGATCGCTTTGACCAGCCGGTTCTGGCGGCTGCTACGCCCGACCTTTTCCAGTTCTCCGACATCGGGTGCTGCTGCGTGAGGGTTCATTGATGTGGGCTGTGGGCCCGTTGGGAGCTTGCCGCCTTCCATTGCTCTGACTCCTTAGTCGGGGATAAATTTTCAAGATTGAAGGGCAAATCTGGAATATGTTTCAGTAACATTATCAATAATGCCCTTGACACCTTATTAGAAGAATAGCTAAAGGCGAAGCTCACAACCCGTTAACAATAGCTACAACGCTCTGAATGATGACATTTGTAATAGTTTGATAAGTAGAATTTCATATTGCCGGAAGCTCTAAGCAGGAACAGACTAACCCTGATATTTTGAGGTGGTGATTCACCAGACTCTCCACCTCTTGTTGCCGATATTCCTTATTAATGGTGATACATCAATGGCACTGGACAATACTGATCTGAACGAATACCGCATCGAACATGATCTGCTGGGTGAAGCCCCTGTACCTCAGGAAGCTTACTATGGCATCCAGACTCAGCGAGCCCTGGAAAACTTCAACATCTCCGGTGTCACACTGAACCACTTCTCAAACATCCCGAAAGCCCTGGCCATGGTTAAGAAAGCCTGTGCCCTGGCTAACCGTGACCTGGGAATGCTGGATGCAGCCAAAGCCGACGCCATCGCCGACGCCTGTGACGAAATCATTGCCGGTAAACTGCATGACCAGTTTACCGTTGACATGATTCAGGGGGGAGCCGGAACCTCCACCAACATGAATGCCAATGAAGTGATTGCCAACCGCGCACTGGAACTGATGGGCTACCGTCGTGGTCAGTACGAGCACCTGCACCCTAACACCCACGTCAACATGGCTCAGTCTACCAACGACGTTTATCCAACGGCTATGCGTCTGTCCATGGTACTGAAGCACAACGAGCTGGTGGTGGCCGCCAAG contains these protein-coding regions:
- a CDS encoding ChbG/HpnK family deacetylase, coding for MKRITLCADDYGMHPGVSEAILELASQGSIHATSCLVTGRNWATQAKSLTTIQEKVDIGLHLNLTEGKGLSSSYMDSLPSLRQILIKSHFHLLNKTAVLEEVTAQYQNFIDTTGRAPDFVDGHQHVHHLPVVREALLSVIRSYKPGPSFWVRSVTPVIRHGGGLKSYIIEGSGSRSLHDQLSNRGISSNASFAGIYSLKPEENYSALMKSWLSDSYDRGLIMCHPGKTAEHNNLDHSQARQSEFDYLSGQQFVDDCQQAGVNLCRMRQ
- a CDS encoding glycosyltransferase family 39 protein → MQNETIIADSSAVIKHPLRWLSLICLFQLCFWTLGPWMVRNTLHSDTLEGIAWGHLWQWGYDKHPPLAAWAAALSSHFSDTSDWPVYLFAQICVVIAFVAVWRLAREYLTQAGALLTVFLLQGILFYSNRVERVTPDTLQHPIWALLALTFYFAVARQSLGYWLLTGVISGLAILTKYQVAVLFAPLFIVLLITREGRLALSSAGPWLGGVLALAIASPHLYWLWNNDFTAVNYLGENYVETDRYGTGTNWDHLIFPLTFIKNNLGNVLVFFLLMIPLFRAPKLPIVYDHFKKVFLIAIATGPFAFTLLFGLITGEKLVPRWATPYFAWLPLLLLFWTRPLIDYPLFKRVVFWCLFTGLLFVSLRCSYLLFKPVFDEHYWNTVEFTPLREQMLKAEELWALHQQGLPENGSHIPYLGGLHYHVAELIAYSRNRKTIPFFGLNPAESLWMEEEDFRNKGGIIVIIEGKRYSNLVRQRLEKNYPQAEFLGRFAFEPVTRIKVDNKPKLFVDYYLLRPRETHK
- a CDS encoding glycine zipper 2TM domain-containing protein; amino-acid sequence: MNNRIKQTGIVLLLSFSLAGCTTDQTGTTYSASEARHMQTVRFGTVAESRPVKLEGTQGQVGTLAGAAAGGIAGSSIGGQRESAIAAVAGAVAGGVLGSMAEKKITSKQGVELTVRLDDGSYVSVVQQADPAVNFAAGDKVKILTQGTASRVVKVQ
- a CDS encoding inositol phosphate phosphatase SopB, which encodes MEGGKLPTGPQPTSMNPHAAAPDVGELEKVGRSSRQNRLVKAIRSVLKKLSGLGNRTPRDIPIQQRQVASVSRPKPIEVSGNVRPQAQADNVFKQQGYVFAEVKMGQGDKPEVQRAYQQARNQYESAAVSVAKEVLNEARLQTDGGELILAMKDFIQRHEQKIHQNYEPVTEEMVENLRNLPYKLLDELSSANVDKLVASEIFRMHLRESGDTQTLLNRYQITVSDVEVAVPGSTHDHKEFFKLQKLQFDAARGVLNNKLQLAQSEGRTEDVARLTKLDRQLLNELRRLQQTVQLKGDEPVSKEEIRKANEHYPKILQDALVSAGVDKHTVASDFKAAYADQLNNRPWKTTENSFSQDGVEFTSRQQPAAEIKVPESARGEVSRLYDIDYEGRGVCCLDTANTDHASNLNRSDFSINNNNVYTGIRHGIADPYGVEGDPDLKAEGGKTRVKEILLSALATRPDIFEQALVAAEGGPVPTLTTTSTSLVTTGLGSGHEKKMQKAQNEAFKHFTDPAKQPVTLELPGADGQPRTIKLNFKQARFNIPVNWGGVGGASLITGGRSFQKKMNDPAMEMLVGKSGKAGIYGGMAGEFLSDISTKGEAIRVQVRDAEAAGNREKVSELNAQLDQLKRDGRSVENLADQIKTIYKKGRHYHHHHDAYKLAARVALLTHKVGAVPLSNCKSGKDRTGMLDAEIKFLAARINPGTGEVPEPGRIVDPADRTLFQTILQQSGNLEVQEQNVGVRGYKTEWVKSITERVGDPAVREEVRGLSRTVRS